The genome window TGCACCGGTTCCGACACGATGGCGCGGAAAAGGTCGCGGTCGGGGGTCTCGACCACCTCCATGCCCTCTTCCTTGAGCGTGGCAAGGCTGCTGCCTTCGCGTTCGACGTTCATCGCGCGCTGACGGCGGGCGCCCTCTTGCGCGGTTTCAATCAGCAAGGCGCTGCGGTCCTCGCCCATCGCATCAAGCTTGGCGGCGTTAGTCACCAGCGGCGACGCGGTAAAGGCATGCTGCGTCAGTGTCAGGTACTTCTGCGCCTCGTGGAACCGCGAATTCAAGATCAGCGTGGTGGGGTTTTCCTGGCCGTCGACTGCGCCCATCTCGAGTGCCGTAAACAGCTCTGTAAAGGCCATCGGCGTGGGCACCGCACCAAGCAGGCGGAACGCCTCGATATGAGCCGGGTTCGGCGTGGTGCGGATCTTGAGGCCGCGAATGTCCTCGGGCGTCTCGACCGGACGGCGGCTGTTGGTCAGGTGGCGCCAGCCAGTTTCCCAAAGAGACAGTGCAA of Sulfitobacter sp. DSM 110093 contains these proteins:
- a CDS encoding TRAP transporter substrate-binding protein, with amino-acid sequence MTFNRRSFLAAGAATLASPAILSAQSTLALRMGHPHPESDSWQDTALWMAETLKEKSSGEITLQVFPNGLLGNDPTMINSVRAGSLDIMVTGNPFFTSLAPQLNVLDLPYLFRNRDHIARVLDGEIGDELRADFEGTGLFALSLWETGWRHLTNSRRPVETPEDIRGLKIRTTPNPAHIEAFRLLGAVPTPMAFTELFTALEMGAVDGQENPTTLILNSRFHEAQKYLTLTQHAFTASPLVTNAAKLDAMGEDRSALLIETAQEGARRQRAMNVEREGSSLATLKEEGMEVVETPDRDLFRAIVSEPVQATFADEFGSDLIDRINAAAA